A region of Candidatus Binataceae bacterium DNA encodes the following proteins:
- a CDS encoding phage tail sheath subtilisin-like domain-containing protein, with protein MPASFLHGVEVVEVPSGPVPITVVKSAVIGLVGTAPTWAVVAPSTAPAPNSLNLVSSALDAANLGPLVQGYSIPYALAAIQAQGAGQALVVNVFDPTRHFTAIAATALTFNTQGVINLAHMGVSNVVVTSDPAGTTYTAGTDYSVDPINGIISLVSGGHISSGATVLVAFDYADPTKVADSDIIGAVASGVYTGLQVLQTSYSALGFFPKILIAPCYSQSADVASALTTMAGTLRAVALIDSPPATSVDAAIANRGSGGNAFDTSSVRAILCYPQETFLDTGLIPTGVTLTAAGAPLTTASNTNQTGPFSQWLAGAIAAKDLAKGYWWSPSNTQVNGILGPDVSIYSSILDSNSDTNNLNAAGIVTVFNAFGTGLRIWGNRSAAFPTDTAPDNFISVLRTMDIIEESVELSMLQFIDQPISNALITAVLASVNAFIRSLIQRGALVAGAASYDPSENPPAQISAGQLVFDIDVMPPPPAERLTFQTFIDITLLQQLGQTNAITAAAGATS; from the coding sequence ATGCCAGCCAGTTTTCTCCATGGAGTTGAAGTAGTCGAAGTGCCTTCCGGTCCGGTGCCAATCACGGTAGTAAAATCTGCTGTGATCGGACTCGTCGGCACGGCCCCGACCTGGGCCGTGGTCGCACCATCCACGGCGCCTGCACCGAATTCACTCAACCTTGTTTCGTCGGCGCTCGATGCCGCCAACTTGGGACCGCTGGTCCAGGGATATTCGATTCCCTATGCGCTAGCAGCGATTCAGGCTCAAGGCGCTGGACAGGCGTTGGTAGTCAACGTTTTTGATCCGACCCGTCACTTCACCGCGATTGCTGCGACAGCATTGACCTTCAACACCCAGGGCGTAATCAATCTCGCGCACATGGGAGTGTCGAACGTCGTTGTAACCAGCGACCCGGCCGGCACAACCTATACGGCGGGCACCGATTACTCAGTCGATCCGATCAACGGGATAATCTCGCTCGTTTCGGGTGGGCACATCTCGTCAGGGGCGACTGTGCTGGTCGCCTTCGACTACGCGGATCCCACAAAAGTCGCCGACTCGGACATCATCGGCGCTGTAGCAAGCGGCGTTTATACGGGACTGCAGGTTTTACAGACGAGCTACAGCGCTTTGGGGTTCTTCCCGAAGATTCTGATAGCGCCCTGCTATTCGCAAAGCGCCGATGTCGCGAGTGCTCTGACGACGATGGCGGGAACGCTTCGCGCGGTGGCACTCATCGATTCTCCGCCAGCGACTTCCGTCGACGCGGCAATCGCTAACCGAGGCAGCGGCGGTAACGCCTTCGATACCTCGAGCGTGCGCGCGATTCTCTGTTATCCGCAGGAAACCTTCCTCGATACCGGTCTGATTCCGACTGGGGTAACACTCACCGCCGCGGGCGCACCACTCACCACTGCATCGAACACCAATCAAACCGGGCCATTTTCGCAGTGGCTAGCGGGCGCGATCGCGGCGAAGGATCTCGCGAAAGGCTACTGGTGGTCGCCGTCGAATACGCAAGTCAACGGCATCCTGGGACCTGACGTGTCCATCTATTCGTCAATACTCGATTCTAACTCCGATACCAACAATCTCAACGCTGCCGGAATCGTAACCGTGTTCAACGCCTTCGGTACGGGACTGCGAATCTGGGGCAACCGCTCGGCCGCGTTCCCGACTGATACCGCACCAGACAACTTCATCTCGGTGCTCCGCACGATGGACATCATCGAGGAATCTGTCGAGCTTTCGATGCTCCAGTTTATCGACCAGCCGATTTCGAACGCACTGATAACCGCCGTGCTGGCGAGTGTGAATGCATTCATCCGTTCATTGATTCAACGCGGAGCTCTGGTGGCCGGTGCCGCGAGCTACGATCCGTCTGAGAATCCTCCCGCGCAGATTTCGGCTGGTCAGCTGGTATTTGATATCGACGTGATGCCTCCGCCTCCGGCGGAACGGCTGACATTCCAGACCTTCATCGACATCACGCTGCTGCAGCAACTCGGACAGACCAACGCGATCACGGCTGCCGCGGGCGCAACGTCATGA
- a CDS encoding Gp37 family protein, with amino-acid sequence MGVMLDSPWTGQTFSPPTPTDLESIESAIVARLQATISGIEIAHFPDDPESYRMTHRVGAALVRYAGAKYGELLDTAAIIQERRLEFEITIMMRDLGWGVGSAPDGTSPGAYAIIESIRAALTGFIVPACRKMYPLRERFIERDRQGGVWIYASNFALVTMAVEPSTTPNFPLFTKGVAMDEGGTTAITVAAASYTVDSSGNITLPNQNVFAVTVTAAGGVELQQNVDYSVNRVTGVISAISGGALSTGESVQVAYSFAEEIIAVQGQTAPSP; translated from the coding sequence ATGGGCGTGATGCTCGACAGCCCATGGACCGGGCAAACCTTCTCGCCGCCGACTCCGACCGACCTCGAGTCGATCGAGAGCGCGATCGTGGCGCGGCTCCAGGCGACGATCAGCGGGATCGAAATTGCTCATTTTCCCGATGACCCGGAGTCATATCGCATGACTCACCGCGTAGGCGCGGCGCTGGTGCGCTACGCGGGTGCGAAATACGGCGAGCTGCTCGATACCGCCGCGATCATCCAAGAACGCCGGCTCGAGTTCGAGATCACGATAATGATGCGCGACCTTGGATGGGGCGTGGGCTCCGCTCCCGATGGGACCAGCCCGGGCGCGTACGCGATTATCGAGTCGATTCGCGCGGCGCTCACGGGCTTCATCGTGCCGGCCTGCCGCAAGATGTATCCGCTGCGTGAGCGATTCATCGAACGCGATCGGCAGGGCGGCGTCTGGATCTACGCCAGCAACTTTGCGCTGGTAACGATGGCGGTCGAGCCGAGCACCACGCCGAACTTCCCGCTCTTTACCAAAGGTGTCGCGATGGACGAAGGCGGCACGACTGCGATCACGGTAGCTGCTGCCTCCTACACGGTAGATTCGAGCGGCAATATCACATTGCCAAACCAGAATGTATTTGCCGTGACAGTAACTGCCGCGGGCGGCGTCGAGCTCCAGCAGAACGTTGATTACAGTGTCAACCGCGTCACCGGGGTTATCTCGGCAATCAGCGGTGGCGCATTATCGACCGGCGAAAGCGTGCAGGTCGCATACAGCTTCGCGGAGGAAATCATCGCGGTGCAAGGTCAGACTGCGCCCAGTCCGTGA
- a CDS encoding phage protein Gp36 family protein, producing MSYASPQDMINRYPNRDLVQLTNEDPTATTVNTTSLQQALDDAAAEIDSYLEARFTLPLSDPPAVLNRLSSDIAMYRLQSLRPLHDLADARRRYDDATAVLSKVASGELTLGLAVDGREAPIAVDAETVEGPGRVFTRDRLKGF from the coding sequence GTGAGTTACGCATCGCCACAGGACATGATCAATCGGTATCCGAATCGCGACCTGGTTCAGCTCACGAATGAGGATCCGACTGCGACGACCGTCAATACCACGTCGCTGCAGCAGGCGCTCGATGACGCAGCGGCGGAAATCGATTCTTACCTCGAAGCGCGATTCACTCTGCCGCTGAGCGATCCGCCTGCGGTATTGAACCGCCTTTCGAGTGACATCGCGATGTATCGTTTGCAGTCCTTGCGTCCGCTTCATGACCTGGCCGACGCGCGCCGCCGATACGACGATGCCACCGCGGTCCTCTCCAAGGTCGCCTCCGGCGAGCTCACGCTGGGACTCGCGGTCGATGGCAGAGAGGCACCGATCGCGGTCGATGCGGAAACGGTTGAAGGGCCGGGCCGCGTTTTTACTCGCGATCGATTGAAGGGCTTCTGA
- a CDS encoding Mu-like prophage major head subunit gpT family protein: MEISAANLSALFTGFDVVFQRGFEKPPSYYEQIASVVRSGSRQTTYPWLGRTTKFREWLGDRVVQALEAHTYTIVNKNFEDTVSIDRNDIEDDTYGVYEPIIEQLGWDTKIHPDMLLFSMLANAVSNPSLVVGFDGEPFFSASHPVGLMGEPGGATASNVNTSGSGSYWYLVDASRAIRPFIFQLRREYAVTRMNSVTDEAVFNRREFRYGVDGRANTGVGLWQLAYASNTDLSNPANYGAARAAMRGFKTDAGQPFGALSSRTGVYLVVPPSLEEVARQLLNSEFMAGTGASASVATTNIWRNSADLIVSEYLS, from the coding sequence ATGGAAATTTCGGCTGCAAATCTGAGCGCCCTGTTCACCGGATTCGACGTAGTATTTCAGCGCGGCTTCGAAAAGCCGCCTTCGTATTACGAGCAGATCGCGTCGGTAGTGCGATCGGGCTCGCGCCAGACGACCTATCCATGGCTCGGGCGCACGACCAAGTTTCGCGAATGGCTGGGCGATCGCGTGGTGCAGGCCCTCGAAGCGCATACCTACACGATCGTCAACAAAAACTTCGAAGATACAGTGTCGATCGATCGCAACGATATCGAAGACGACACGTACGGCGTTTACGAGCCGATCATCGAGCAGCTCGGATGGGATACCAAGATTCATCCCGACATGCTGCTGTTCTCGATGCTGGCTAACGCAGTGAGTAATCCGTCGCTGGTCGTTGGCTTCGACGGCGAGCCGTTCTTTTCGGCGAGTCACCCGGTCGGCTTGATGGGTGAGCCAGGCGGCGCCACTGCTTCGAATGTGAACACCAGCGGCAGCGGTTCATACTGGTATTTGGTCGATGCCTCGCGGGCGATTCGCCCGTTCATTTTCCAGCTCCGCCGCGAATATGCAGTTACGCGCATGAACTCGGTCACCGATGAAGCAGTATTCAATCGGCGCGAGTTCCGCTACGGCGTCGACGGGCGCGCCAACACTGGGGTCGGTCTCTGGCAGCTTGCTTACGCCAGCAACACCGATCTGAGTAATCCAGCCAACTACGGCGCGGCGCGGGCCGCGATGCGCGGGTTCAAAACCGACGCGGGTCAGCCGTTCGGCGCGCTTTCGAGCCGCACCGGAGTCTACCTCGTAGTGCCGCCCTCGCTCGAAGAAGTCGCGCGCCAGCTGCTCAATTCCGAATTCATGGCCGGCACCGGCGCGAGCGCCAGCGTTGCAACCACCAATATCTGGCGCAACAGCGCGGATCTGATTGTCAGCGAGTACCTCTCCTAG
- a CDS encoding phage protease, with protein sequence MDDLSTHASIESPPTLVAKAVSAGVPASYTPDQALPPRSALQSAPPAWVELLPAGIFHGRDGRGPFRLSNPKAVIAATAGLGMEAGIPIDYDHATDFAAPEGRPAPAAGWIRELEVRKGAVWGRVEWTERAAAAIAAREYRYLSPVFQFDPENGTVTRLLRAGLTNNPNLHLTAIATAAHLTAAAKDGIMEDLLDKLRALLGLADDATPDDVVEGVRALLDDDGSATDVNAVLPDPARYVAVAEFQKALTELNAIRAERAREKAELAVDAAIRAGKLIPAQREWAIAYCAADARGFQAFAAKQPVVVAGESGLGADPTGREPRGILSTIETAICTQLGVKNSDYLRRKHGGDDFLRLGRDSSER encoded by the coding sequence ATGGATGACCTCAGCACACACGCCAGCATCGAAAGCCCTCCGACGCTAGTCGCCAAGGCTGTCTCGGCCGGCGTGCCCGCCTCATACACGCCAGATCAGGCGCTCCCACCAAGGTCCGCGTTGCAGTCGGCGCCGCCGGCCTGGGTCGAATTGCTCCCAGCCGGAATTTTCCACGGGCGCGACGGACGCGGACCATTTCGCCTTTCAAATCCAAAGGCGGTGATCGCCGCCACGGCGGGGCTCGGGATGGAGGCGGGGATCCCGATCGATTACGACCATGCGACTGACTTTGCCGCGCCCGAAGGCCGGCCCGCGCCCGCCGCCGGATGGATCCGCGAGCTCGAGGTTCGCAAGGGCGCCGTCTGGGGGCGAGTCGAATGGACCGAGCGCGCGGCGGCGGCAATCGCGGCCCGCGAGTATCGCTACCTGTCGCCGGTCTTTCAGTTCGATCCCGAAAATGGAACCGTGACCCGGCTGCTCCGCGCCGGGCTTACCAACAATCCCAATCTCCACCTGACCGCGATCGCGACGGCGGCGCATCTTACCGCCGCCGCCAAGGACGGCATCATGGAAGATCTTCTTGACAAGCTGAGAGCGCTGCTCGGCCTGGCTGATGACGCGACGCCGGACGATGTCGTCGAAGGCGTGCGCGCGCTGCTCGACGACGACGGCTCCGCGACCGACGTGAACGCTGTGCTGCCCGATCCCGCGCGCTACGTGGCGGTGGCGGAATTCCAGAAAGCTCTCACCGAGCTCAATGCGATTCGCGCCGAACGCGCGCGCGAGAAAGCCGAGCTCGCCGTCGATGCGGCGATTCGTGCCGGCAAGCTCATCCCCGCGCAGCGCGAGTGGGCGATCGCATACTGCGCCGCCGACGCGCGCGGTTTCCAGGCATTTGCCGCAAAGCAGCCGGTCGTCGTCGCAGGCGAATCGGGCCTTGGCGCCGATCCCACGGGACGCGAGCCGCGCGGTATCCTCTCGACAATCGAAACCGCGATCTGCACCCAACTCGGCGTGAAAAATTCTGATTATCTCCGGCGCAAGCACGGTGGCGACGACTTCCTGCGCCTTGGCCGCGACAGCTCCGAGCGCTGA
- a CDS encoding ATP-binding cassette domain-containing protein produces MKSKLPVIEITGLRVEREATIIRAIDWRVMRGENWTILGPNGSGKTSLLRAMTGYLAPTVGSISVLGETYGRSDWRELRTRIGLVSSSVQQLMEDSETALKAVISGRYAQIGYWGEIAAVDRKRAAAILRRIEAIAIADRMWLHLSQGERQRVLIGRALMAEPKLLILDEPCAGLDPVAREHFLQFIRRLAARRGAPAMILVTHHVEEIVDAFSHVLILKSGEVLAAGRREAILNSKNLSRAFGAAVTLVRERGRYALKVRPQTRVVI; encoded by the coding sequence ATGAAATCGAAGCTTCCAGTGATTGAAATTACGGGCCTGCGCGTCGAACGCGAAGCAACGATCATCCGCGCGATCGACTGGCGCGTGATGCGCGGCGAGAACTGGACCATCCTTGGCCCGAACGGCTCAGGCAAGACCTCGCTGCTGCGCGCGATGACGGGTTATCTGGCGCCGACCGTGGGCTCGATCAGCGTGCTCGGCGAGACTTACGGCCGCAGCGACTGGCGCGAGTTGCGCACGCGCATCGGGCTCGTGAGCTCGAGCGTTCAGCAGCTGATGGAAGACTCGGAGACCGCGCTCAAGGCCGTCATCAGCGGACGCTATGCGCAAATCGGCTACTGGGGCGAGATTGCCGCGGTCGATCGCAAACGCGCCGCGGCGATTCTACGACGTATCGAGGCGATCGCGATCGCCGATCGGATGTGGCTGCATCTGTCGCAGGGCGAGCGCCAGCGCGTGCTGATCGGACGTGCGCTGATGGCCGAGCCCAAGCTGCTCATCCTCGACGAGCCCTGCGCGGGACTCGATCCCGTGGCACGCGAGCACTTCCTGCAATTCATCCGCCGCCTGGCGGCACGGCGCGGCGCGCCGGCGATGATCCTGGTCACCCATCATGTCGAGGAGATCGTCGACGCATTCTCGCACGTGTTGATTCTGAAATCGGGCGAGGTGCTGGCGGCGGGCCGGCGCGAAGCAATCCTCAACTCGAAGAATCTGAGCCGTGCCTTCGGAGCAGCGGTGACCCTCGTGCGCGAGCGCGGCCGCTATGCGCTCAAGGTCAGGCCACAGACGCGGGTCGTTATCTGA
- a CDS encoding methyltransferase gives MADQQSTISLPPLYNISIGHFFSRALALAAKLKLADLMKNGPRRCADLAAATGTNATALRRVMRLLVSVGIFDEIESGEFKLTPAGEPLRTDVPGSMRAMVMLFAGVGIQDGWKELEYCVATGEPSFRRHSPDANAFTAMFADPEAAKIFDQAMATFTAQTSIAIAAAYDFSRFGRIADIGGGNGALMIGILRANPGLRGVVFDQPGTAERASAAISEAGLTSRCEAIGGDFFKDIPPGCDAYLLKHVIHDWNDDEAIRILSNCHRAMKSAATLIVAEGVYPKKISESELCRGATATDVNMLVSTGGRQRSEADFRALFNATGFRLTQIVSTPARLSLVEGQRTP, from the coding sequence ATGGCTGACCAGCAGAGCACGATCTCTTTGCCGCCGCTCTATAACATTTCGATCGGACACTTCTTCTCGCGCGCGCTGGCGCTGGCGGCCAAACTCAAGCTCGCCGATCTCATGAAGAACGGCCCGCGCCGCTGCGCGGATCTTGCCGCGGCGACGGGAACGAACGCGACGGCTTTGCGCCGCGTGATGCGTCTGCTGGTGAGTGTCGGCATCTTCGATGAGATTGAAAGCGGCGAGTTCAAGCTGACGCCTGCCGGAGAACCGTTGCGAACTGACGTGCCCGGTTCGATGCGCGCGATGGTGATGCTGTTTGCGGGCGTCGGCATCCAGGACGGATGGAAAGAACTCGAGTACTGCGTCGCGACGGGCGAACCGTCGTTTCGCAGACATTCGCCCGACGCCAACGCGTTCACCGCGATGTTCGCCGATCCTGAAGCGGCGAAGATCTTTGACCAGGCGATGGCGACCTTCACCGCACAAACCTCGATCGCGATTGCGGCGGCATACGACTTCTCGCGCTTCGGCCGGATCGCCGATATCGGCGGCGGCAATGGCGCGTTGATGATCGGAATCCTGCGCGCCAATCCTGGTCTCCGCGGTGTAGTCTTCGATCAGCCGGGCACGGCCGAGCGCGCCAGCGCCGCAATCTCGGAAGCAGGGTTGACCTCGCGATGCGAAGCAATCGGCGGTGATTTCTTCAAGGACATCCCGCCCGGATGCGACGCGTATCTGCTGAAGCATGTCATTCACGACTGGAATGACGACGAGGCGATCAGGATTCTCAGCAACTGCCATCGCGCAATGAAATCCGCGGCGACCTTGATCGTCGCCGAAGGCGTCTATCCAAAGAAAATCAGCGAAAGCGAACTATGCCGCGGCGCAACCGCGACCGACGTGAACATGCTGGTAAGCACCGGCGGCCGCCAGCGCTCCGAAGCCGATTTCCGAGCATTGTTCAACGCGACCGGATTCAGATTGACCCAGATTGTCTCAACCCCGGCGCGCCTGAGTCTTGTTGAAGGCCAACGGACGCCCTAG
- a CDS encoding radical SAM protein, translated as MGDLISQPGRQKFIVELLKPSHYDDDGYVIQWFRGSIPSNSLSALYGITLDASERKVLGDNVDIEITPRDETNLTLPIKKIIRNFKRNNNRGIVFLVGVQSNQFPRAMHIARQLRAAGIQVAIGGFHVSGCLAMLPEIPPDIQEAIDLGITLFVGEAEGRIDDFLRAAYDGTLKPMYNYLAELPGMDGATLPFLTKDHISRYLGNIGSFDAGRGCPFSCSFCTIINVQGRKSRYRTADDVEHLMRQHASQGVHSFFITDDNFARNKNWEAILDRLIVMRRKEKIRLNITMQVDTLCHKIPNFIAKCERAGVKRIFIGLENINPENLRIASKGQNRITEYRKMLQAWRQQKIMTFAGYILGFPGDTPQSIERDIEIIKRELPIDILEFFILTPLPGSQDHKEMYLKGARLDPDMNRYDLEHVTSDHGSMTSEEMAAIYDRAWHLYYTPEHIQTLMKRNIASGGRSSRMAAMIFYYYGCYLHEGVHPLQGGAFRRKVRSQRRPGMPIENPLVFYPKRLAEIAKVYGRAGLYALWLERVRRRCEADPKKMEYIDLATTPVTDETAEELQMYELNDSSRAAVEQAKARQRRANRTSSPAQAAS; from the coding sequence GTGGGCGATCTAATATCTCAGCCTGGTCGGCAGAAGTTTATCGTCGAACTGCTCAAGCCATCGCACTACGACGATGATGGTTACGTGATTCAGTGGTTTCGCGGCTCGATTCCGTCGAACTCGCTGTCCGCGCTTTACGGCATCACGCTCGATGCGAGCGAGCGTAAAGTGCTGGGCGACAACGTTGATATCGAGATCACTCCCCGCGACGAAACCAACCTTACGCTGCCGATCAAGAAGATCATCCGCAACTTCAAGCGCAACAACAATCGCGGCATCGTGTTCCTGGTCGGCGTGCAGAGCAACCAGTTCCCGCGTGCGATGCATATCGCGCGGCAGCTCCGCGCTGCCGGGATACAGGTCGCGATCGGTGGCTTCCACGTCAGCGGATGCCTCGCGATGCTGCCCGAGATTCCGCCCGACATCCAGGAAGCGATCGACCTCGGCATCACCCTTTTCGTGGGCGAGGCCGAGGGCCGCATCGACGACTTTCTGCGCGCCGCGTACGACGGCACGCTGAAGCCGATGTACAACTATCTCGCCGAGCTGCCCGGGATGGACGGCGCGACGCTGCCGTTCCTCACCAAGGATCACATCAGCCGCTACCTCGGTAATATCGGCAGCTTCGACGCGGGGCGCGGATGCCCGTTCAGTTGCAGCTTCTGCACGATCATCAATGTGCAGGGCCGCAAGTCGCGCTACCGCACGGCGGACGACGTCGAGCACCTGATGCGCCAGCATGCGTCGCAGGGCGTGCACAGCTTCTTCATCACCGACGATAATTTCGCGCGCAACAAAAACTGGGAAGCGATCCTCGATCGCCTGATCGTGATGCGGCGCAAGGAAAAGATCCGCCTCAACATCACGATGCAGGTGGACACGCTCTGCCATAAGATTCCGAACTTCATCGCGAAGTGCGAGCGGGCGGGAGTGAAGCGGATTTTCATCGGCCTCGAGAACATCAACCCGGAAAACCTCCGCATCGCATCCAAGGGTCAGAATCGCATCACCGAATATCGCAAGATGCTGCAGGCCTGGCGCCAGCAGAAGATCATGACCTTCGCCGGCTATATCCTGGGCTTCCCCGGCGATACGCCGCAGAGCATCGAGCGCGATATCGAGATCATCAAGCGCGAGTTGCCGATCGATATCCTCGAGTTTTTCATCCTGACGCCGCTCCCCGGCTCGCAGGATCACAAGGAAATGTATCTCAAGGGCGCGCGGCTCGATCCTGACATGAACCGCTACGACCTCGAGCACGTGACCAGCGATCACGGCAGCATGACATCCGAAGAGATGGCCGCGATTTACGATCGCGCGTGGCATCTCTACTACACGCCCGAGCACATCCAGACGCTGATGAAACGCAACATCGCGAGCGGCGGACGGTCGAGCCGGATGGCCGCGATGATCTTCTATTACTACGGATGCTACCTGCATGAGGGCGTGCATCCGCTGCAGGGCGGAGCGTTCCGGCGCAAGGTACGTTCGCAGCGGCGGCCCGGGATGCCGATTGAAAATCCGCTCGTATTCTATCCGAAGCGGCTGGCGGAGATCGCGAAAGTTTACGGCCGCGCAGGTCTCTATGCGCTGTGGTTGGAGCGCGTGCGCCGCCGATGCGAGGCCGATCCGAAGAAGATGGAATACATCGATCTCGCCACGACGCCGGTCACCGACGAGACGGCCGAGGAGCTCCAGATGTACGAGCTCAACGACTCCAGTCGCGCCGCGGTCGAGCAAGCGAAAGCGCGCCAGCGCCGCGCAAATCGGACATCCTCGCCAGCGCAGGCTGCATCGTAA
- a CDS encoding phosphopantetheine-binding protein, with protein sequence MNREAIENAVKDFLLLDLFASKIVGTIGTDDSLFELGLIDSMAVVKTVAFCEESFGVEIPDAELMPENFETVRSIVSMVLRQSPR encoded by the coding sequence ATGAATCGCGAGGCGATCGAAAATGCGGTCAAAGATTTCCTGTTGCTCGATCTTTTCGCATCGAAGATCGTGGGAACGATCGGAACCGACGATTCGTTATTCGAACTAGGGCTAATCGACTCGATGGCGGTGGTGAAGACGGTAGCATTCTGCGAGGAAAGCTTCGGCGTCGAGATACCCGACGCCGAGCTGATGCCGGAAAATTTCGAGACGGTGCGATCGATCGTATCGATGGTGTTGCGCCAGTCGCCGCGTTAA
- a CDS encoding amino acid adenylation domain-containing protein, which yields MRPAVLPALLEEAAERYAERPALVMENRRLTYGELDALSSRIGHSLLRGGIRSGDRVALWFDRSLEGLAALWGVAKAGAAYVPIDPTAPPARMATISRNCEISALFTTSDRIAQIQAAFEERTPMRATWLLDSNVPETASSVPLVSWSEIANESATAPRIEIKPEALASVYYTSGSTGEPKGVMTSHRSLADQARWTPGVFGIDADDRIAGYTPLQSVMSTLDIFASVAAGAATYLVPRRIGSFPAALARSFAEQRLTIWYLVPSALVMMVRRGNFAALDFSALRLVAFGGETLPLARMRELMELLPQVRFIQVYGRTEAKVRSYHEIKRPPEERDLRTIGLVPADCGLHPLDEELKPVAHNEVGELWITGPGLMSGYWGLPELTAELMPTIEIKGEMVRASRTGDLVRRLSDGTFELVGRADQQVKIRGYRVEIAEVERALNQHPGVARAIVVVDEDALTGHRLRAVVERNECASIDERVLSEHCFMTLPRYMVPERFEFRAALPISSNGKVDRRALGAGLDRSAEEKK from the coding sequence ATGCGGCCCGCCGTGCTGCCGGCGCTCCTCGAGGAGGCCGCCGAGCGCTATGCGGAACGTCCGGCGCTGGTGATGGAAAATCGGCGCCTGACTTACGGCGAGCTCGATGCATTGTCGAGTCGCATCGGTCATTCGCTCTTGCGCGGCGGCATCCGCTCCGGGGATCGCGTCGCGCTATGGTTCGATCGATCGCTCGAAGGTCTCGCGGCGCTGTGGGGAGTGGCGAAGGCGGGCGCTGCGTACGTGCCAATCGATCCGACCGCACCGCCGGCGCGGATGGCAACGATCTCGCGCAACTGCGAAATCTCCGCGTTGTTCACGACCAGCGACCGTATCGCGCAGATCCAGGCCGCATTCGAAGAGCGGACACCGATGCGCGCGACCTGGCTCCTCGATTCGAACGTTCCAGAAACGGCATCGAGCGTGCCGCTGGTCTCATGGAGTGAAATCGCAAATGAGAGCGCGACTGCGCCGAGGATTGAAATCAAACCCGAGGCGCTGGCGAGCGTTTATTACACCTCGGGCTCCACCGGCGAGCCGAAGGGCGTCATGACGTCGCATCGCAGCCTCGCCGATCAAGCGCGCTGGACGCCCGGCGTCTTTGGCATCGACGCCGACGATCGCATCGCGGGTTACACGCCGCTGCAGAGTGTGATGTCCACGCTCGACATCTTCGCATCGGTGGCAGCCGGCGCCGCGACATACCTGGTGCCGCGGCGAATCGGATCGTTCCCTGCCGCGCTCGCGCGCAGCTTCGCCGAGCAGCGCTTGACGATCTGGTACCTGGTGCCGAGCGCGCTGGTGATGATGGTGAGGCGTGGTAATTTCGCGGCGCTCGATTTCTCCGCGCTGCGGCTGGTCGCCTTCGGGGGCGAGACGCTGCCGCTCGCGCGGATGCGCGAGCTTATGGAACTGCTGCCGCAGGTCCGATTCATCCAGGTGTATGGCCGTACCGAGGCGAAGGTGCGGAGCTATCACGAAATCAAGCGCCCGCCCGAAGAGCGCGATCTGCGCACCATCGGCCTTGTGCCTGCGGACTGCGGGTTGCATCCGCTCGACGAGGAACTGAAGCCGGTCGCGCACAACGAAGTCGGCGAATTGTGGATCACCGGACCCGGCCTGATGAGCGGCTACTGGGGACTTCCGGAACTCACCGCTGAGCTGATGCCGACGATCGAGATCAAAGGCGAGATGGTGCGCGCGAGCCGCACCGGCGATCTCGTGCGACGGCTTTCGGACGGCACTTTCGAGCTTGTCGGGCGCGCCGATCAGCAGGTCAAGATTCGCGGTTATCGCGTCGAGATCGCCGAAGTGGAACGCGCGCTCAATCAGCATCCCGGCGTCGCGAGGGCGATCGTCGTGGTTGACGAGGACGCATTAACTGGCCATCGTCTGCGCGCTGTCGTCGAGCGCAATGAATGCGCGAGCATCGACGAGCGCGTGCTCAGCGAGCACTGCTTCATGACCCTGCCGCGCTACATGGTTCCGGAACGATTCGAGTTCCGCGCGGCGCTGCCGATCAGCTCCAATGGCAAAGTCGACCGCCGCGCGCTCGGCGCGGGATTGGATCGTTCGGCGGAAGAAAAGAAATGA